The following are encoded in a window of Methanococcus voltae genomic DNA:
- a CDS encoding CARDB domain-containing protein has translation MKNSKINSKNKLKIIIMSLLAIFMVSVSLGSCSAATNDNIVVSLAPQTQQVNNGDQFVLELWVNNSNITISAFESNFVYDSSNVNLTAIQLSGIANTAGLKTVDVSDNSISLAWMGGGITESNVNIANLTFETFNVSSNEIRLRNLDITNQGGISTMPTDEHILDASVEVLDNTPIIQEITVLPESIYEGTNTLTVSAKITDPNYANDTLCVNFSLEDTNYTMMYNDTTKAYEVKLFDMVLGVGSLTGTVVVKNTDGKTATKDTTIDVEVPDISIDSISVDKPYYSTPAKVNVSVSNNGTATLENKTTYTISIYADSELLKTVKINPLTAGEKQDILVDWTPEKASTKIIAELNFEDEYTTNEKLSKTIIVVEKPISLNLTENSSLVNTSQYFNVSIDLNKMDGFRKVCGFEGVLHFDKSIVNCEDFQFEISEGNISLKNIDIDNANGVVNYAIITNISEGINDNITVAKAKFKALKPGMSSFTLTNVSVSDVAAEFNNVELNSTKITVEGPDIVLSTSIPDTYNFGQNATLSVVVGNDGHQDIASPFKVKLYVDANDPIEKTIDSLAKNTTETLEFSWDVEARTSTLITIIADESNIIAEENESNNRVSKSVKIVEKPVYVNITKTDIDAENFNISFNVSNVEEIRKCAGYEGTLNLENLVVCDYELAGTLSNFNNETGYFGGFNFTEDKYGKFGLAEFNLRIINTSAPCSVVVKKVDLSDENSFSYGKIFVNQLITNNTIKKALKTINISADVWDKLNISNITTEEHDGYSITSIALENETLDIPVMENVSTSISKELMLKLETTTQKAEELNTEVKTTTQANESLNKIKEAMTNGQVLNNGFNVSNITSEMTTSSNVVSAKIKFVATNNTEKGYVIFRIPLSAFSLKKITITANATEHTITTEKSEFGWYKILDHNGAKELELTLLQDPEVEVEMEKTLPTSDSGSSSSSSSSRHHSSSASESITTSNLISSANIVYANLDKNYATELKSSVNKCTEGYTINDDTIIVGGPLANPLANAYMNEFAVSITNSNPGENKGVIQMITVKSEGTGIISEYTVVLLAGSDRFGTQAAVEYFKTLEEVPEEPIYVEWVNGEAKKVN, from the coding sequence TTGAAAAATTCAAAAATAAACTCTAAAAACAAGTTAAAAATCATAATAATGTCATTATTGGCAATTTTTATGGTTTCTGTAAGTTTAGGGAGTTGTTCAGCAGCTACAAATGATAATATTGTTGTTAGCTTAGCTCCTCAAACACAGCAAGTAAATAATGGAGACCAGTTCGTATTAGAACTTTGGGTAAACAATTCGAACATAACTATAAGTGCATTTGAATCAAATTTTGTATATGATTCAAGTAATGTAAATTTGACCGCTATTCAATTATCCGGCATTGCTAATACAGCAGGTCTTAAAACTGTTGATGTATCTGATAATTCAATTAGTTTAGCGTGGATGGGCGGCGGAATCACTGAAAGCAACGTTAATATCGCTAATCTTACATTTGAAACTTTCAATGTTTCATCAAACGAAATAAGATTAAGAAATTTGGATATTACCAATCAAGGCGGTATTTCTACAATGCCAACTGATGAACATATCTTGGATGCAAGTGTTGAAGTTTTAGATAACACTCCTATTATTCAGGAAATAACAGTACTTCCAGAATCAATCTACGAAGGAACAAATACTTTAACTGTATCAGCGAAGATAACTGACCCTAATTATGCAAATGATACATTATGTGTAAACTTTTCGTTAGAAGATACAAATTACACGATGATGTACAATGATACTACAAAAGCATATGAAGTAAAATTATTTGATATGGTTTTAGGCGTAGGTAGTTTAACAGGAACCGTTGTGGTTAAAAACACCGACGGAAAAACTGCTACTAAAGACACTACAATCGATGTTGAAGTTCCAGATATTTCAATTGATTCAATAAGTGTTGACAAACCTTATTACTCAACACCCGCAAAAGTAAATGTATCAGTTTCAAACAATGGTACAGCAACTTTGGAAAATAAGACAACATATACAATATCAATTTATGCAGATTCTGAATTATTAAAAACTGTTAAAATAAATCCATTAACTGCAGGCGAAAAACAAGACATACTTGTTGATTGGACTCCAGAAAAGGCAAGTACAAAAATAATTGCAGAATTAAACTTTGAAGATGAATATACTACAAATGAGAAACTTTCAAAAACAATAATTGTTGTTGAAAAACCAATTTCATTAAATTTAACTGAAAACAGTTCATTAGTTAACACAAGCCAATATTTCAACGTAAGTATTGATTTAAACAAAATGGATGGTTTTAGGAAAGTATGTGGATTTGAAGGTGTTCTTCATTTCGATAAAAGTATTGTAAATTGTGAAGATTTCCAATTTGAAATTTCAGAAGGCAATATTAGTTTAAAAAACATTGATATTGACAACGCAAATGGTGTAGTTAATTATGCAATAATTACAAACATCAGTGAAGGAATAAATGACAATATTACAGTTGCAAAAGCTAAATTTAAAGCTTTAAAACCTGGTATGTCAAGTTTCACATTAACCAACGTATCAGTTTCCGATGTAGCTGCTGAATTTAACAATGTAGAATTAAATAGTACAAAAATAACCGTAGAAGGTCCTGATATTGTACTAAGTACCTCTATCCCAGATACATATAACTTTGGACAAAATGCAACTTTATCAGTTGTCGTCGGAAATGATGGTCATCAGGATATTGCATCACCTTTCAAGGTAAAATTATACGTTGATGCTAATGACCCTATTGAAAAAACAATCGATTCATTAGCAAAAAATACCACTGAAACATTAGAGTTCAGTTGGGACGTTGAAGCAAGAACAAGCACTTTAATAACAATTATCGCAGATGAAAGCAACATCATAGCTGAAGAAAATGAATCAAACAACAGGGTTTCAAAATCTGTAAAGATAGTTGAAAAACCTGTATATGTAAACATTACAAAAACAGATATTGATGCAGAAAATTTCAATATCTCATTTAACGTAAGTAATGTAGAAGAAATCAGAAAATGTGCTGGATATGAAGGTACATTAAACCTTGAGAACTTAGTAGTTTGTGATTATGAATTAGCTGGTACATTGTCAAACTTTAATAACGAAACAGGCTATTTCGGTGGTTTCAACTTTACCGAAGATAAATATGGTAAATTTGGACTTGCAGAATTCAACTTAAGAATAATTAACACATCAGCACCTTGCAGTGTAGTTGTTAAAAAAGTAGATTTATCTGACGAAAATAGCTTTAGTTATGGTAAGATATTTGTTAACCAATTGATTACAAATAATACAATTAAAAAAGCTTTAAAAACTATTAATATTAGTGCAGACGTTTGGGATAAGTTAAACATTAGTAATATCACAACTGAAGAACACGACGGTTATAGTATTACATCAATTGCTTTAGAAAATGAAACATTAGATATTCCTGTAATGGAAAACGTTTCAACAAGTATCTCAAAAGAATTAATGTTAAAACTTGAAACTACAACTCAAAAAGCTGAAGAGTTAAATACGGAAGTAAAAACAACTACTCAAGCAAATGAATCATTGAATAAAATTAAAGAAGCAATGACAAATGGACAAGTTTTAAACAATGGATTTAATGTATCAAACATTACTTCAGAAATGACAACAAGTTCAAACGTTGTTTCAGCAAAAATTAAATTCGTTGCTACAAATAACACTGAAAAAGGATATGTAATATTCAGAATACCTTTAAGTGCATTTAGCTTAAAGAAAATAACAATTACAGCAAATGCTACAGAACATACAATAACCACTGAAAAATCAGAATTCGGATGGTATAAAATATTAGACCATAATGGTGCTAAAGAATTAGAATTAACATTATTACAAGACCCTGAAGTAGAAGTCGAAATGGAAAAAACATTGCCAACATCAGATTCTGGCTCAAGCTCATCATCAAGCTCAAGCAGACATCACAGTAGCAGTGCTTCAGAATCAATAACTACAAGCAATTTAATTTCAAGTGCAAACATAGTTTATGCAAACTTAGACAAAAACTATGCAACAGAATTAAAGAGCTCAGTTAATAAATGTACAGAAGGATACACAATAAACGATGATACAATTATCGTAGGTGGTCCATTAGCTAACCCCTTAGCAAATGCTTATATGAATGAATTTGCTGTATCAATCACAAATTCAAACCCTGGAGAAAATAAAGGTGTAATACAAATGATAACTGTTAAATCAGAAGGTACGGGTATAATATCAGAGTACACCGTTGTATTACTCGCAGGTTCAGATAGATTTGGTACACAAGCTGCTGTTGAATACTTCAAAACACTTGAAGAAGTTCCTGAAGAACCTATTTACGTAGAATGGGTAAATGGCGAAGCTAAAAAAGTAAACTAA
- a CDS encoding ABC transporter substrate-binding protein, which produces MSSFKTKMGFLILLTIFLIPSSFASGNYDYRLGDVNCDGKISVSDVVYLFNNRNMDIEDGDVNADNKISVSDVVYLFNYYDKMSEPISYAESMDLVYYDADGMEVNPYNGESYEYKIFTDGADVRYLLKNESQAIPDWATGKYDDVIITPVENIVPTSSVHVAYLCAMDENNDIMDTISGISTTTKTWYFDYMNEHKEGVEGSDSKIVDLGHPDSMDYEKLTQLNPDFVMNSLDGNRGSTIYSNCEDKGITCVALPSWTEQTFLGRCEWAKAIAAFYNKEPYANEYFSKVEKKALNAKRSASGNDAPEVSWGYITSKGYASIPCAQSYYARGICQNCKATYLFTDYTGTGFAKISKEEFLETTKNADVWVVSSAITYLSAFKERHAGYDQLDPVINGKIFCYSADFYQTGVVNTDEILMDMGTILYPEDFEGRTTKYLLAYNPETNEATPYTA; this is translated from the coding sequence TTGAGTAGTTTTAAAACTAAAATGGGTTTTTTAATCCTCTTAACAATTTTTTTAATTCCATCAAGTTTTGCGAGTGGAAATTACGACTATAGATTAGGTGACGTCAATTGTGATGGTAAAATCTCAGTTTCAGACGTTGTTTATTTGTTTAATAATAGAAATATGGACATTGAAGACGGAGACGTTAACGCAGATAATAAAATCTCAGTTTCAGACGTTGTTTATTTGTTCAATTATTACGACAAAATGTCAGAACCTATTTCCTATGCTGAAAGTATGGATTTAGTATATTATGACGCTGACGGTATGGAAGTAAACCCATACAACGGTGAAAGTTATGAATATAAGATATTCACCGACGGAGCAGATGTAAGATATTTATTGAAGAATGAAAGCCAAGCAATACCTGACTGGGCAACTGGTAAATACGACGATGTAATCATCACCCCCGTTGAGAATATTGTGCCAACATCTTCAGTACACGTAGCTTACCTATGCGCAATGGATGAAAATAATGATATTATGGATACCATAAGTGGCATTTCTACCACCACAAAAACGTGGTACTTTGATTATATGAATGAGCATAAAGAGGGCGTAGAAGGCAGTGATAGTAAAATAGTTGATTTAGGTCATCCTGATAGTATGGATTACGAGAAATTGACTCAATTAAATCCTGATTTCGTTATGAATTCCCTTGACGGTAATAGGGGTAGTACAATATACAGTAATTGTGAAGACAAGGGTATCACTTGTGTTGCACTCCCTTCCTGGACAGAACAGACATTCTTAGGTAGATGTGAATGGGCAAAAGCAATAGCTGCATTCTATAATAAAGAACCATACGCAAATGAATACTTCTCAAAAGTAGAAAAGAAAGCTTTGAATGCTAAGAGAAGTGCTTCAGGTAATGATGCTCCGGAAGTTTCATGGGGATACATTACAAGTAAAGGATACGCATCAATCCCTTGTGCGCAATCATACTATGCAAGAGGTATCTGTCAAAACTGTAAAGCAACATACTTGTTCACAGATTACACGGGAACAGGATTTGCAAAAATAAGTAAAGAAGAATTCCTTGAAACTACTAAAAACGCAGATGTTTGGGTTGTATCTTCTGCAATAACTTATTTGTCTGCTTTCAAAGAAAGACACGCAGGTTATGACCAGTTAGACCCTGTAATCAATGGAAAAATATTCTGTTATTCAGCAGACTTCTATCAGACGGGTGTTGTAAACACTGATGAAATTTTAATGGATATGGGAACTATACTTTACCCAGAAGACTTTGAAGGGCGTACAACTAAGTATTTATTGGCATATAATCCAGAAACTAACGAAGCAACGCCTTATACAGCATAA
- the comC gene encoding L-sulfolactate dehydrogenase, producing MFITPENQIRLLKQILLKYGVNEKDAQLTAEIFTEADLKGFTSHGIGRFHQTVIGLEAGVIVPNADIKIEKQSPATALINGNLGLGYVIGAYAMDLAIEKAKNVGIGMVSTYNANHFGITGHYSERAMKEGLIGIAITNTEPAMAPYGGTDKILGTNPVAIAIEGNETKFSLDMATASIARGKIFEADRLSKQLPENSALDKNGNPTNDPKEALNGCILPFGGIKGYGIATAIELLSALGGAEVGTNVKGTADPKARCTKGDLFLAINPEFFGGSEIFKNRTDELITELKSSNLLTGFDEILVAGEPEKRIWESKKDGYELDKKLYDKLSKICEKNDIDILKYVK from the coding sequence ATGTTTATAACTCCTGAAAACCAAATTCGACTATTAAAACAAATTTTATTAAAATATGGGGTAAATGAAAAAGATGCCCAATTAACAGCTGAAATTTTTACAGAAGCTGATTTAAAAGGTTTTACCTCTCACGGAATCGGTAGATTCCACCAAACCGTAATCGGATTAGAAGCTGGGGTAATTGTACCAAATGCAGATATAAAAATTGAAAAACAAAGTCCTGCAACTGCATTAATCAACGGAAATTTAGGTTTAGGTTATGTGATTGGAGCTTATGCAATGGATTTAGCAATTGAAAAAGCTAAAAATGTAGGTATTGGTATGGTTTCCACATATAACGCTAACCATTTTGGTATCACAGGTCATTATTCCGAAAGGGCAATGAAAGAAGGACTTATCGGTATTGCCATTACAAATACTGAACCTGCAATGGCTCCATACGGCGGAACAGATAAAATATTAGGTACAAATCCCGTAGCTATTGCAATAGAGGGTAATGAAACAAAATTTTCTTTAGATATGGCAACAGCATCAATTGCAAGGGGAAAAATCTTTGAAGCAGACAGATTAAGTAAGCAATTACCTGAAAATTCTGCACTCGACAAAAACGGAAATCCAACAAATGACCCAAAAGAAGCATTAAATGGTTGCATTTTGCCATTTGGGGGAATTAAAGGATACGGTATTGCGACAGCAATCGAATTATTGTCCGCTTTGGGCGGTGCTGAAGTCGGAACTAATGTTAAGGGAACAGCTGACCCAAAAGCAAGATGTACAAAAGGCGATTTGTTTTTAGCAATTAATCCTGAGTTTTTCGGAGGTTCTGAAATCTTTAAGAATAGAACTGATGAATTAATAACTGAATTAAAAAGTTCCAACCTTTTAACAGGCTTTGACGAAATTTTAGTTGCTGGAGAACCTGAAAAAAGAATTTGGGAAAGTAAAAAAGATGGTTATGAGTTAGATAAAAAATTATATGATAAACTATCTAAAATTTGTGAAAAAAATGACATTGATATTTTAAAATACGTAAAATAG